The DNA segment gttttaagtgATACGTTTATAAGGGATCAACGTCTTACAACATTAAcgtattattctttcaattatagaGAAATAccacatctcataccatacaataaaattattaaaataatgtgtTAAAAAGTATGGTTCGGTAAACGCGTAAGATGGCTTTCCAACAGATATAGGCTAGATGACGCGAATGCGATAAACGGTGACTGCATCACTGCATCACTGCAGCAGCCTAATCTAACAACAATACTTACTTCAAAAATATACCTCGTCAATAGATTTTTCAGTTTAATAGAATGGGAGAATATCATAGAGCATGACTAAGAGTCTGAGCATGGCAGTAGATTATGAGTTGCAAATCACCTGAATAATAAAGCAAATTATGTACGGATTAGTTGcaatatgaattgaaaatttgaaatgtgaTAGTAATGAagccctattttggacttttaaaatgttatcttaatctaggagaggaatagtacaagtagtatccttagttttcctctcctggtcagtgctttcttgtaaatatataataaatgaatgaataaaatgaataaaaaaataaaaagaatgaatgaaataaattcgCCAACTTAATTCCTCCCGCAATAGATTTCTCTTCCAAACTGAAGAAAATCATGTGAAGATGTCATTTACATAGtcatagtaataataataattatatcgatATTGCATGTTCTAACGCGTTGTTGGGCATCCTCAAAGATCTGAAGATTTCAACATAATCGAGATTTCTGTTactcaattattgtttttgtttgCAGTGCAATTCGTTCGGAAGCGATGGAAAAATTTGAGAACATGTTATCAGAGAGAAATGAGTGAACTCCAAAGAGTTGGTCACGTACGAGGAAAAAGACGCAGTTATTTATACTTTGATCAACTGAGTTTTCTTGCACCAGTCGTCAACGAAAAAATTGCTGCAAAAGTTTGCTGTGATGGACTGAATAAAAACATTGGCAAAAAATCAAGTGATCGCGACCAAGACGGTCCCAAAGAAGTTGAAGTGTGCTCAGATGACAACAACGACTCTGATGAGGCTTACATCGAAGTTGTGCAGACCACCAAACTATCGTCACCAAAATCCAATGCAATAAGAACATCTTccgaaaacaacaaaaactcGGATATAGCATCTGTGAAGAcaataaataagaatagaaaattATCTTCCAACTACGAGCGATTATCAGCAGCTTTTTCAAAATCTGACGAAACTTTTGAAgatattgataaaattgatgaaGACAAAAGTTTCCTATTATCATTGGTACCATCGTTTAGAAAAATGACAGATTCTCAAAAAATGAACGCGAAAATGGGCATTTTATCCGTAATGGCAACAACACTTGGAATGTCTGTCGAAAAATCAAATTGCacaaattgtaaataaattgaatcttctcTTTTGTTCTATTCACTATTgttcctattcaataaaatgCTGTCAACTACTGCCTTCCACGTTATTATTTGTGTCTTTGTCAAGATAGTTCAAGGGCAATCCACAGCGTGAATAGTATATTTTGTGAGTATCATTAATATTTTGAGTGAAATCTAGCAGGCGATTTAGTTCTTATTCCTAATATAGGAATAATATTAGGAACAATGGGTAGTCCTACAAATCTGCCACGTTATGAGAGAACCCTGATCTGGATCCTGTTGTCACCTCAAACTGTTTAATGTCATAGTGACACCATTGGCCAGTTTCACATGGCAGAGTCCTCGCtcctggaagatcatatttcatattttgcagctctcctgtgctttcacatggggatcttacgaataagccgacagatctaacaactacgccgacgTTTACtaaaagtatgactcatcactaaactttttctcaaagtctaacttccttaaaaatatagatagaagattcctgatttcggatttggattcagcgacccca comes from the Nilaparvata lugens isolate BPH chromosome 1, ASM1435652v1, whole genome shotgun sequence genome and includes:
- the LOC111056194 gene encoding uncharacterized protein LOC111056194 isoform X2, with amino-acid sequence MARGNGILMLIELVSESPILYDTRFKDFNNKGKRLQKWIEVCEKLYSSWNTSSEEEKALKMQFVRKRWKNLRTCYQREMSELQRVGHVRGKRRSYLYFDQLSFLAPVVNEKIAAKVCCDGLNKNIGKKSSDRDQDGPKEVEVCSDDNNDSDEAYIEVVQTTKLSSPKSNAIRTSSENNKNSDIASVKTINKNRKLSSNYERLSAAFSKSDETFEDIDKIDEDKSFLLSLVPSFRKMTDSQKMNAKMGILSVMATTLGMSVEKSNCTNCK
- the LOC111056194 gene encoding uncharacterized protein LOC111056194 isoform X3 → MLIELVSESPILYDTRFKDFNNKGKRLQKWIEVCEKLYSSWNTSSEEEKALKMQFVRKRWKNLRTCYQREMSELQRVGHVRGKRRSYLYFDQLSFLAPVVNEKIAAKVCCDGLNKNIGKKSSDRDQDGPKEVEVCSDDNNDSDEAYIEVVQTTKLSSPKSNAIRTSSENNKNSDIASVKTINKNRKLSSNYERLSAAFSKSDETFEDIDKIDEDKSFLLSLVPSFRKMTDSQKMNAKMGILSVMATTLGMSVEKSNCTNCK
- the LOC111056194 gene encoding uncharacterized protein LOC111056194 isoform X1, whose translation is MSVGDKLKGNGILMLIELVSESPILYDTRFKDFNNKGKRLQKWIEVCEKLYSSWNTSSEEEKALKMQFVRKRWKNLRTCYQREMSELQRVGHVRGKRRSYLYFDQLSFLAPVVNEKIAAKVCCDGLNKNIGKKSSDRDQDGPKEVEVCSDDNNDSDEAYIEVVQTTKLSSPKSNAIRTSSENNKNSDIASVKTINKNRKLSSNYERLSAAFSKSDETFEDIDKIDEDKSFLLSLVPSFRKMTDSQKMNAKMGILSVMATTLGMSVEKSNCTNCK